The genomic segment CATAGTTGTTCCAGCACAAACCTTTATCATGGTCACATTCAACAAAATAACTTGAAATATAATTTCATACACtgagtaaaaaaagaatgagaaaatgttatttacaaGTTAAGCCAAAAATTAATTCCCCAAGGAGTAACCGAGGTAGTTAAATGAACAAGTCTTCTGATTAGTTGGAAACCTGTTTCACAGATGCTTGAAAATTCACACTTGATTTATTCTATAAACAGTATAGATACGGCATAGGATAAAGTCCTCTCTGTTTTAGTTCCTTCCATTCATTGGTCAGAGTCATCTGAGGAAAGTGTAAATACAAACTCACCAATGAAACTCAAAGCCCAGTAAAGGAAAAGTAATTTGTTCTGGACACTCAATTGCTAAAATGATGTAGAAGGTAAGAACCATTAAGAAAAGGGTGAAGAATTGCTTTTGATGTGCTTGTTGTGGAGTCAAATGAGCTTCCTTGGCTGAGGTCAAAAGAGGCCatctaaactttaaaaacatagtGCCATTTGCATGCCCATTGACCCCACGATTCCGCTTGTGCACTAAagcctgagaattaaatgaaatagttcaTGTAAAGTGCCTAGCAAAAGACAGATGCTGTGTTTTTCCCTGTgattcctttatatttttgtagACAGAAATCCCAATGTTAACTTCCAATAAGAAAAGCAGAATATTAGTCTAATTTAGAGTCAGAAGAAATTCACTTTAAGTATTACAACATTAGTGACACCTGGTGGAAAATACAGGCATTACAATGTAACATCATAGCTATTCTGATctttcacagaaaataaaattaagataaattttACAGACTAAGCAATTAAATGGAAacagaaggtaaagaaaaattaaatgtctaTGTGGATACCTACTTTATTATGCTTATGATTTTGGAGTTCATATGCTAAAATATATAGGAGGTTAATGAACCTAAGAAACTTGAATGCATTCTAATAGTAACATTTATTCAGCATGCATGTTTATATAGTGATTAAAAATGGAGGCGTGTAGCCTTTATGCTATTTTGAATCTCTTCGTACGCATCATGCGCCAAAGAACCTCCCTTCCCAGTTTTCAGATCAAAATTCACTGTGGGGTGTCCTGAGGAGTACCTTAAATAGCCAGTTGTGTTTTGCAGAATATGGGATAAAGAGCCATCCCATTTGAGATACCATGGATGGAGAAAACAAATGACGTTGCTTTAAATGTGAGCCCTGAATATCACAAAATCAATTGCTCTGAGCCAGGGAGGGGTTTGAATATTTGTGAACAAAACAGCAAACAGGTCTATTACAGGGTCAGCCAACTACAACCTGTGTGCCAAATAGAGCCCACCGTCTGTTTTttgttattggaacacagccatgctcattcgtTTACCTGTTGTCTAAGGCTGCTTTCAAGTTATGACGGAATCACTTGAGTAGGTGCAAGAGACCATATGGGTGCAAAGCCTAAACTAGTATCTGACCTTTTACAGAAAacgtttgccaacccctggtctaTTAGATCCTTTCACCGTATTTTCACACCTCTCCCCCATCTCCTTGGGAGGAGTATACTTCCCTTCCCTACTGAAGTCTGGCTTAGCCATAAGACTTGCCTTGGCCAGTGGAATATGGAAAAGTGTCAGTGTGCAAGTTCTTGGCCAGTGGAATGTGGAAGAGTGTCAGTGTGCAAGTTCTGAAACTAAGCTTCAAGAATTCTGGCTAGTCACTGCCCTTTCAGTGGTAGAATAACACATGACCTGTAGACTTAGGGGAGAATGAAGACAACACCCCAGCTGACCTGCAGacttgaaggaggaaaaaatgcTTATTGTTGCTATGTTATGGTTGTTTGCTCTACAACAAAAGCCAGTGGAGACATGAGATTGTTATACCTCTGTGTAAAAATTCCCATGGAGGCTTGATTTGTCTGATTGATGGTACTGAGAGAAGGATCCTGAAGACCAGGTGTGGTTCAGTCCCTTCTGGAGCTCTATTTCAAACCTTGATGGGCTCAACTGGAACATGGTTTCATTCCTCTACCTATGGTGAGCAAAACGGAGTCAGAGCCCAGGCAGGGCTAGAAGCCCACCAGATTCTCTTGGAATCTTAGCTTCTATTTAACATGGTATGAAGTCAGTCACGGTTCTTTCGTCTATTGCTTTAAATATCTTCCCCCCAGGGTGAGGCTGAAGGTGTAGGAGGGTGGGACAAGTCCAGCTGGAACCTTAGGCCAAAGCTTTTCCAATCTAGCTTTATCAGTAAAGCTCATAGCCTGGCTCCCATTCAACTCCAATATGTGTATTTCTGAATTGATACATAATCTGTAAGAGGTGAGAAAGATCAAGACTGGCTCCTCAGAATCCTCACAAGAGTAAACAGTTAACATGCAAATGGTGTAAGAAGTCTAATTTAACCATGTTAACGATGTTGGCTGAGATGAAATGgtcaaagtatttaaaaatgcagtttcccCTAATTCTTAGTCTTACATCgcagcttgttaaaatgcaaacaaaGCTTTTCATTGTCACTTTCTTTAAACTAGCAATCTGAGTCATTTGGATAGATCACTGGGTAACACCAGTGGTCCATATATTACATAAAGATATGCAGAGTTCACAAATTTGTCACTGAAaatccctggggcttccctagttCTCTGGTTTTCagcctttccttttattctttacatAGCTAATATTCTTCCATTAAATTTTTTCAAAgccaatttttttctgttttcaaaaaaacaagagcctagtTGATGCAGAACTGATACTATACAGTAACTTGCAGGCTATAGATTGTATGGCAGAAGCTCCTGTTATTGAAGGTAACATTCAAATCCAGAGCATTAATTTCTGGACATAACTCTTAAAGGAGAGAGAAGTAAGTACCACAATAAATCACAAAAGTAGTAATATTAGGATCACTTAATTTGTCAGAAACATAAATGACAGAAATGTATCATCAGCAATATATAATGTTGCTGCTGGTGAGCTTTTTTGGAGCAAGAACCacattttattattcccattgttTAACAAAGGGGCATTCAGTGTTTCCTGAAGCAGTCATTGCTTTCTATAAAAACTTTCAAACATATTTCCTAAAAATAGGACCATGATTTTCAACTCTCTCCGTATTTTTACTCAAGCTCTATTTCTGCTTTCCTTCTCAATGCATATTTCAGATGTTAAACAGATTATGAACAGCTCAAGAATTCAAATGTTGACTCTTGACCATCCctaaataaacattatttccatttctgagtACCTACTTTCTTATTCAGGAAGACTTGTGGGTGAACCTCAGTTAGGCAGCTTCAACAACTCTTTAGGGATTGGCCTTTGCAACAGCATTCACGATACCCATCATCAAAAACTGGCACCTATTTGTCCAGCAGCTCTAAGAGATGAAAGGATGTAAGACATTTTCCTTGATTCTTAACAAGCACACAATTGGATCAGAGAGAAGATTATCCAGgtgaaataataaagacaaatacATAATGAAGTAAACCTGTTTGGTTACTTCATGGTCCTTTGCCATATATTTTCCTCTCCTTCATAAGATCTCAAGCTTCAGTACTATAATAAATagtacagtactacacgatccggAGCTGGCTGAATCCAGGGGTATGGAGtaaccacagatatggagggctggcTGTAAGTTATACTGGGATTTTCAACTGCTTGGAGGGTCAATGATCCAGTCCCTGCactgttcaaaggtcaactgtatatggAAAATTAGACAAACAACAGGCTAAGAGTATAGAAAGGTTCTACAATCCAAAATTTGCTAAACTGAATTAATTACAAAGGACATTTATCATTTtacaaaaagaatgtttattttaaatctacTGTTATGAGATGAAGGGGGTACAATAAAAGCTTGTCCATTAGATTGAAAGTACCTCAAGACTTACTCAACTTTGAATTCTTAGGCCCTACAACCATAGTAGGCACAAGAAATAATATGCTGTACTTAATGCATCATAACTATTTAGCTGTATTAACACCAcaccaatataaaaatattgcaagacaaatttaaaacatacacatttaactttatttcatcattgtcatttaaagcttgattttataaaacataaaaggaCATTCTTAAAAGTTTGGTATCATAGCAATTTGAACAGTAGGAATATCCATAGCTTCATGGGTTCaagttatataaattaaaatcaagtAATTGGAAAATTTTTCAATATGTAAActatacaaatgaataaatggcaAAAGGACCTAATAAGagcaatattttattacttatggACTATCATTAGTTACTTTCAGGATCTAAACAAATATTCTGaatattcatatttcttttgttctattttatatttaaatatttctgtatattctgAGTCAAGCTGCTTGACCAAAAGGTCTGATTTAGAAAGACATTTAGCTTTATGGCAAAAGTTTTTCCATCTACAGTACTACCTTCAAAGGAACTGACATTACAATGCTAATGAAATCTGCTAGTTCCCTTTGCAACAGTGTGCAATAACTTACATCAGCCCTATGGAAAGTGAAACAGGTACCAAGGAATGGAACAATTATGCACAGATTCAGTAAAGTATAATGTTAAGTTTTCCCCATCTAAAAATTAACCAATGAAGTATATCAACTAAAGTTGATTTGGTTTCAGGAAAACCACATTTGAGGATACAAGTACATTACTGTCTTTAGCTCATCCTCAGTCATTGACAGGAATTTTGTAGGCTACCATGCTATTTACTTTGTGAATTGTAGTAGTAAATGAACGAAGACGAACTTCTTCAGAATTGGTAATGAACTGTGGTCCTGACTCTTCCCACTTTTCAGGTACAACCAAATCTTTGTCTGTATAAATCAGGAGATCAAATGAACCTAAATTGGGGATAAAATAATTAAggtacattattttttcaaaagtaaaactaCCTGCCCTGTCTCCCTCACATTTTGAACCACACAGTGTTAGAAATGTAGTTTAGCCTGGTCTGTAAAACTAGTTCACTGCTTTTCTTCAATGGAAATTTACTGTAGTACAGAAAATATCGCACTCCTTTCACTTTATCTTATGaaaaattcaagttttttttttctttaaagaaaaaaccgttaaaaatatttgtagaaagtGTATAATCAATCACATGGGATAGCATGAATGTAACCTACAGTAAAGCTAACTTCTTGGTTCTGTGACTGATGTATcctagtgcctagaacagagTGTGACATATAGTAGGTTTTCAGGACATATCTGATGTTTGAAGGAATAAGGAAGATAGAAAAGCAAGACACAATTATAGCTATAGTCttaaatatatatcaatacataaaaGTGTGTAAGAAATGaagataatgaaagaaattacacCAAAACATTCAAGAGTGAGTGTTGTGGAATACtttcattcctttccttttcagcATTTCCAAATTTTCCAGAATGCATATAACATTACTTTTCCTTTATAatgctttctcatttttattacatgatattgataattaagaaaaaatttaataaagggGTAATTCTTAAAATAGTAGCTTAGTCTTTTCCCCAACAAATTTAAGGCAATGTGATGTTGTATAATACTTACAGGAAACTTCCAACAGTGGCAGAAATGTCACTGTAGCTGTGATCTGTCTGATCACTGAGCGGATTTCATCTTGGATAGCTTTCTGAGACTTTTCTCTGGGTGCACTACCAAAGAAACCAAATCAATTAATTTAAGTTTTAACGAGTTATTTAAAACATCTGTAAGATTATTTATCTAATTAAATGATTCCAAAATCAAATAAGTAATACATTAAAAAGGAGTTTTTTAGAAAATGAGTACATCATTAGGACCCATAATACCACAGTAGGCAtagtatgtatttttattatttcatttatccttCCAATCATTTTTTATGGTTGGTCTTAGGATCAGGTCATTTTGTATCAGATGACCAGAAAATTTGCCAAGTGCTTCAAGTTAGGAAAACTTCAgtacctcttaaaaaaaaaataacagtggtatctaaaatatttaattggtATAATCATTTTGGCATTTTTAGTAACGCCTAAGTGTCTAATTCCCTATTGTCTCAAATAAGATATTAAATTGtatgtcaaattatttttataagctaAACATTTCCTAAAAGAGACCAAAGGCTTCAGAAGCAAACTACATTTCATTATGAGAAATGGTTCTGAATTTACAGGTAAGTATGCCTAGGACAATGCTAGTCATTAGCATATTATGATGGGTATTTCCCATTCAGGTAGTCTGGAAACTTCAGAGTTTATGAAGTGTCTTAGGAAACTTGTGGCATTAAGTGAAATACAGTAGAATTGCATCTTAAACTGGGAGAGTCTAGGATAATCCCTTAAGCTTAAAAGTACCTTTAAACAATTCATAAAATGGGCCACCTAGTATACTGTATGGAGTTTTGCATATACCACCATAAATACTACAATTTGAAATTCACCAATTTAGACTAAAGGCGATACTATACAAGTCAGTGACATGCCAAAGTAAGCACAGTTCTTTTCCACAGAAGACTGAAGATCAAATTAAACATCCTAGAAAAAACTATACCTTCTATGAAACTTGTTCAATATAATTAGAACTCATTTTGTAAAGAAAACAAGTTTTAGAACAAGCATATGAAagtggaaataatttaaattcctACTTACCTGTCATCTTTTGCAGTCTTGTCACACTCAATATCAAACTGCCATCTTTCAAGGACCTCACCACTTTCAATATTTGAGATGA from the Lagenorhynchus albirostris chromosome 4, mLagAlb1.1, whole genome shotgun sequence genome contains:
- the MAD2L1 gene encoding mitotic spindle assembly checkpoint protein MAD2A isoform X1; amino-acid sequence: MALQLSREQGITLRGSAEIVAEFFSFGINSILYQRGIYPSETFTRVQKYGLTLLVTTDPELIKYLNNVVEQLKEWLCKCSVQKLVVVISNIESGEVLERWQFDIECDKTAKDDSAPREKSQKAIQDEIRSVIRQITATVTFLPLLEVSCSFDLLIYTDKDLVVPEKWEESGPQFITNSEEVRLRSFTTTIHKLTFEQCRDWIIDPPSS
- the MAD2L1 gene encoding mitotic spindle assembly checkpoint protein MAD2A isoform X2 — protein: MALQLSREQGITLRGSAEIVAEFFSFGINSILYQRGIYPSETFTRVQKYGLTLLVTTDPELIKYLNNVVEQLKEWLCKCSVQKLVVVISNIESGEVLERWQFDIECDKTAKDDSAPREKSQKAIQDEIRSVIRQITATVTFLPLLEVSCSFDLLIYTDKDLVVPEKWEESGPQFITNSEEVRLRSFTTTIHKVNSMVAYKIPVND